A genomic region of Zea mays cultivar B73 chromosome 6, Zm-B73-REFERENCE-NAM-5.0, whole genome shotgun sequence contains the following coding sequences:
- the LOC103629795 gene encoding protein argonaute PNH1 isoform X1, with the protein MLEVVLDMTPPPPPPQARLHQGSSAKGGHAERRKQPLQSSVTQPKAEPAAAAAVLPVPEGGKRCRGGGRRRGRAKAPGEPRAALLAPAQAQTQAPPPRTVIGPPVPSKGLSFCRRPGFGTVGARCVVKANHFLAELPDKDLTQYDVKITPEVSSRTVNRAIMAELVRLYRASDLGMRLPAYDGRKNLYTAGTLPFDAREFVVRLADEDDGSGVPPREREYRVAIKFAARADLHHLRQFIAGRQADAPQEALQVLDIVLRELANQRYVSIGRSFYSPDIRKPQRLGDGLQSWRGFYQSIRPTQMGLSLNIDMSSTAFIEPLPVIEFVAQILGKDVISRPLSDANRIKIKKALRGVKVEVTHRGNVRRKYRISGLTTQPTHELIFPIDEQMNMKSVVEYFKEMYGFTIQHPHLPCLQVGNQKKANYLPMEACKIIEGQRYTKRLNEKQITSLLKVTCQRPREQEMDILQTVHQNDYEQDPYAKEFGINISEKLTSVEARVLPAPWLKYHDTGKEKECLPQVGQWNMVNKKVINGCKVSHWACINFSRSVPETTARGFCQELAQMCQISGMEFNSEPVMPIYSARPDQVVKALKNVYNIALNKLKGKDLELLLAILPDNNGQLYGDIKRICETDLGLISQCCLTKHVFKISKQYLANVSLKINVKMGGRNTVLLDAISWRIPLVSDIPTIIFGADVTHPETGEDSSPSIAAVVASQDWPEVTKYAGLVCAQAHRQELIQDLYKTWHDPQRGTVTGGMIRELLISFRKATGQKPLRIIFYRDGVSEGQFYQVLLYELDAIRKACASLEPNYQPPVTFVVVQKRHHTRLFANNHKDRSSMDKSGNILPGTVVDSKICHPTEFDFYLCSHAGIQGTSRPAHYHVLWDENNFTADEMQTLTNNLCYTYARCTRSVSVVPPAYYAHLAAFRARFYMEPEMLDNQTSKTSNGTSGVSVKPLPAVKEKVKRMMFYC; encoded by the exons ATGCTCGAGGTCGTCCTGGAcatgacgccgccgccgccgccgccgcaggcgCGGCTCCACCAGGGGTCATCAGCCAAGGGCGGGCACGCGGAGCGGAGGAAGCAACCGCTGCAGAGCAGCGTGACACAGCCCAAGGCAgagcccgcggcggcggcggccgtgcTGCCGGTGCCGGAGGGAGGCAAGAGGTGCAGAGGGGGCGGGAGGCGCCGCGGCAGGGCCAAGGCGCCCGGTGAGCCTCGCGCCGCGCTACTAGCGCCAGCGCAGGCGCAGACGCAGGCGCCTCCGCCGCGCACGGTCATTGGGCCGCCCGTGCCGAGCAAGGGGCTGTCATTCTGCCGCCGGCCAGGGTTCGGGACGGTGGGCGCGCGCTGCGTCGTCAAGGCCAACCACTTCCTCGCCGAGCTCCCGGACAAGGACCTCACCCAGTACGAT GTGAAGATCACGCCGGAGGTGAGCTCGCGGACCGTGAACCGGGCCATAATGGCGGAGCTGGTCCGCCTCTACCGCGCGTCCGACCTGGGGATGCGACTCCCGGCCTACGACGGCCGCAAGAACCTCTACACCGCCGGGACACTACCGTTCGACGCTCGCGAGTTCGTCGTGCGCCTCGCCGATGAGGACGACGGCTCCGGCGTCCCGCCTCG GGAGAGGGAGTACAGGGTCGCCATCAAGTTCGCCGCGCGCGCCGACCTCCACCACCTCAGGCAGTTCATCGCCGGGCGGCAGGCGGACGCGCCGCAGGAGGCCCTACAGGTACTCGACATCGTGCTCCGCGAGCTCGCCAACCAGAG GTACGTGTCCATAGGGCGGTCCTTCTACTCGCCGGACATCAGGAAGCCGCAGCGGCTCGGCGACGGCCTGCAGTCGTGGCGTGGGTTCTACCAGAGCATCCGGCCGACCCAGATGGGATTGTCGCTTAACATCG ACATGTCGTCCACGGCATTTATTGAACCCCTGCCGGTGATCGAGTTCGTGGCCCAGATATTAGGAAAGGATGTCATATCAAGGCCATTGTCCGATGCTAACCGAATCAAG ATCAAGAAGGCATTGCGGGGTGTAAAAGTTGAGGTCACTCACCGGGGGAATGTACGGCGCAAGTATCGCATTTCAGGCCTCACAACACAGCCAACTCATGAATTGAT TTTCCCGATTGATGAACAAATGAATATGAAATCTGTCGTGGAATACTTCAAGGAAATGTATGGTTTCACCATTCAGCATCCTCATCTTCCCTGCCTTCAGGTTGGAAACCAAAAGAAGGCAAACTATCTACCCATGGAG GCCTGCAAGATCATTGAAGGCCAGAGATACACAAAGAGGCTGAATGAAAAACAGATCACATCGCTGCTAAAGGTTACATGCCAAAGGCCTAGAGAGCAAGAGATGGATATTCTACAG ACAGTTCATCAAAATGATTATGAGCAAGATCCATATGCGAAGGAATTTGGGATCAACATTAGTGAGAAGCTAACCTCTGTTGAAGCCCGAGTCCTTCCTGCACCTTGG TTGAAGTATCATGACACTGGAAAAGAGAAAGAGTGCTTACCACAGGTTGGTCAGTGGAAcatggtaaacaag aaagtgataaatggatgcaAGGTGAGCCATTGGGCATGTATAAACTTCTCAAGGAGTGTTCCAGAAACCACAGCTCGGGGATTTTGCCAGGAATTGGCACAAATGTGTCAAATTTCGGGCATG GAATTTAACAGTGAGCCTGTGATGCCAATATATTCAGCTAGACCAGATCAAGTTGTGAAGGCACTTAAAAACGTGTATAATATTGCATTGAACAAACTTAAGGGTAAAGATCTTGAACTTCTTTTGGCTATCCTCCCTGACAACAATGGGCAGTTATATG GTGACATCAAACGTATTTGTGAAACTGATTTGGGGTTGATATCACAATGTTGCTTAACCAAGCATGTTTTTAAGAtcagcaagcagtacttggcaaaTGTCTCACTGAAAATTAATGTTAAG ATGGGAGGAAGAAACACTGTGCTCCTGGACGCAATAAGTTGGAGGATTCCGTTGGTCAGTGACATCCCAACTATTATATTTGGTGCAGATGTAACACATCCTGAAACCGGGGAGGACTCAAGTCCATCGATTGCTGCC GTTGTTGCTTCTCAAGATTGGCCAGAAGTTACAAAGTATGCTGGATTGGTTTGTGCTCAGGCACACCGGCAAGAGCTCATTCAAGACCTTTACAAAACATGGCACGATCCTCAGAGAGGCACTGTAACAGGCGGCATGATCAG GGAGCTCTTAATATCCTTCAGGAAGGCCACTGGACAGAAGCCATTGAGAATAATATTCTACAG GGACGGTGTTAGTGAAGGTCAGTTCTATCAAGTTCTCCTTTACGAGTTAGATGCCATCCGGAAG GCATGTGCATCCCTAGAACCAAATTACCAGCCTCCTGTAACATTTGTGGTGGTTCAAAAACGTCATCATACAAGACTATTTGCAAATAATCACAAAGACAGAAGTAGCATGGACAAGAGTGGAAATATTTTGCCAG GAACCGTTGTTGATTCTAAGATATGCCACCCAACGGAGTTTGATTTCTACCTCTGTAGTCATGCTGGAATCCAG GGAACGAGTAGGCCTGCTCACTACCATGTCCTCTGGGATGAGAACAATTTCACAGCAGACGAAATGCAGACATTGACAAACAACCTTTGCTACAC TTATGCCCGGTGCACACGCTCGGTTTCTGTTG TCCCTCCTGCATACTACGCACACTTGGCAGCATTCCGGGCTCGGTTCTACATGGAACCAGAGATGTTGGACAACCAGACGTCCAAGACCTCCAATGGCACGAGCGGAGTCTCGGTGAAGCCCCTGCCTGCTGTGAAGGAGAAGGTGAAAAGGATGATGTTCTACTGCTGA
- the LOC103629795 gene encoding protein argonaute PNH1 isoform X2 yields MLEVVLDMTPPPPPPQARLHQGSSAKGGHAERRKQPLQSSVTQPKAEPAAAAAVLPVPEGGKRCRGGGRRRGRAKAPGEPRAALLAPAQAQTQAPPPRTVIGPPVPSKGLSFCRRPGFGTVGARCVVKANHFLAELPDKDLTQYDVKITPEVSSRTVNRAIMAELVRLYRASDLGMRLPAYDGRKNLYTAGTLPFDAREFVVRLADEDDGSGVPPREREYRVAIKFAARADLHHLRQFIAGRQADAPQEALQVLDIVLRELANQRYVSIGRSFYSPDIRKPQRLGDGLQSWRGFYQSIRPTQMGLSLNIDMSSTAFIEPLPVIEFVAQILGKDVISRPLSDANRIKIKKALRGVKVEVTHRGNVRRKYRISGLTTQPTHELIFPIDEQMNMKSVVEYFKEMYGFTIQHPHLPCLQVGNQKKANYLPMEACKIIEGQRYTKRLNEKQITSLLKVTCQRPREQEMDILQTVHQNDYEQDPYAKEFGINISEKLTSVEARVLPAPWLKYHDTGKEKECLPQVGQWNMVNKKVINGCKVSHWACINFSRSVPETTARGFCQELAQMCQISGMEFNSEPVMPIYSARPDQVVKALKNVYNIALNKLKGKDLELLLAILPDNNGQLYGDIKRICETDLGLISQCCLTKHVFKISKQYLANVSLKINVKMGGRNTVLLDAISWRIPLVSDIPTIIFGADVTHPETGEDSSPSIAAVVASQDWPEVTKYAGLVCAQAHRQELIQDLYKTWHDPQRGTVTGGMIRELLISFRKATGQKPLRIIFYRDGVSEGQFYQVLLYELDAIRKACASLEPNYQPPVTFVVVQKRHHTRLFANNHKDRSSMDKSGNILPGTVVDSKICHPTEFDFYLCSHAGIQGTSRPAHYHVLWDENNFTADEMQTLTNNLCYTLMYTDAVMPGAHARFLLSLLHTTHTWQHSGLGSTWNQRCWTTRRPRPPMARAESR; encoded by the exons ATGCTCGAGGTCGTCCTGGAcatgacgccgccgccgccgccgccgcaggcgCGGCTCCACCAGGGGTCATCAGCCAAGGGCGGGCACGCGGAGCGGAGGAAGCAACCGCTGCAGAGCAGCGTGACACAGCCCAAGGCAgagcccgcggcggcggcggccgtgcTGCCGGTGCCGGAGGGAGGCAAGAGGTGCAGAGGGGGCGGGAGGCGCCGCGGCAGGGCCAAGGCGCCCGGTGAGCCTCGCGCCGCGCTACTAGCGCCAGCGCAGGCGCAGACGCAGGCGCCTCCGCCGCGCACGGTCATTGGGCCGCCCGTGCCGAGCAAGGGGCTGTCATTCTGCCGCCGGCCAGGGTTCGGGACGGTGGGCGCGCGCTGCGTCGTCAAGGCCAACCACTTCCTCGCCGAGCTCCCGGACAAGGACCTCACCCAGTACGAT GTGAAGATCACGCCGGAGGTGAGCTCGCGGACCGTGAACCGGGCCATAATGGCGGAGCTGGTCCGCCTCTACCGCGCGTCCGACCTGGGGATGCGACTCCCGGCCTACGACGGCCGCAAGAACCTCTACACCGCCGGGACACTACCGTTCGACGCTCGCGAGTTCGTCGTGCGCCTCGCCGATGAGGACGACGGCTCCGGCGTCCCGCCTCG GGAGAGGGAGTACAGGGTCGCCATCAAGTTCGCCGCGCGCGCCGACCTCCACCACCTCAGGCAGTTCATCGCCGGGCGGCAGGCGGACGCGCCGCAGGAGGCCCTACAGGTACTCGACATCGTGCTCCGCGAGCTCGCCAACCAGAG GTACGTGTCCATAGGGCGGTCCTTCTACTCGCCGGACATCAGGAAGCCGCAGCGGCTCGGCGACGGCCTGCAGTCGTGGCGTGGGTTCTACCAGAGCATCCGGCCGACCCAGATGGGATTGTCGCTTAACATCG ACATGTCGTCCACGGCATTTATTGAACCCCTGCCGGTGATCGAGTTCGTGGCCCAGATATTAGGAAAGGATGTCATATCAAGGCCATTGTCCGATGCTAACCGAATCAAG ATCAAGAAGGCATTGCGGGGTGTAAAAGTTGAGGTCACTCACCGGGGGAATGTACGGCGCAAGTATCGCATTTCAGGCCTCACAACACAGCCAACTCATGAATTGAT TTTCCCGATTGATGAACAAATGAATATGAAATCTGTCGTGGAATACTTCAAGGAAATGTATGGTTTCACCATTCAGCATCCTCATCTTCCCTGCCTTCAGGTTGGAAACCAAAAGAAGGCAAACTATCTACCCATGGAG GCCTGCAAGATCATTGAAGGCCAGAGATACACAAAGAGGCTGAATGAAAAACAGATCACATCGCTGCTAAAGGTTACATGCCAAAGGCCTAGAGAGCAAGAGATGGATATTCTACAG ACAGTTCATCAAAATGATTATGAGCAAGATCCATATGCGAAGGAATTTGGGATCAACATTAGTGAGAAGCTAACCTCTGTTGAAGCCCGAGTCCTTCCTGCACCTTGG TTGAAGTATCATGACACTGGAAAAGAGAAAGAGTGCTTACCACAGGTTGGTCAGTGGAAcatggtaaacaag aaagtgataaatggatgcaAGGTGAGCCATTGGGCATGTATAAACTTCTCAAGGAGTGTTCCAGAAACCACAGCTCGGGGATTTTGCCAGGAATTGGCACAAATGTGTCAAATTTCGGGCATG GAATTTAACAGTGAGCCTGTGATGCCAATATATTCAGCTAGACCAGATCAAGTTGTGAAGGCACTTAAAAACGTGTATAATATTGCATTGAACAAACTTAAGGGTAAAGATCTTGAACTTCTTTTGGCTATCCTCCCTGACAACAATGGGCAGTTATATG GTGACATCAAACGTATTTGTGAAACTGATTTGGGGTTGATATCACAATGTTGCTTAACCAAGCATGTTTTTAAGAtcagcaagcagtacttggcaaaTGTCTCACTGAAAATTAATGTTAAG ATGGGAGGAAGAAACACTGTGCTCCTGGACGCAATAAGTTGGAGGATTCCGTTGGTCAGTGACATCCCAACTATTATATTTGGTGCAGATGTAACACATCCTGAAACCGGGGAGGACTCAAGTCCATCGATTGCTGCC GTTGTTGCTTCTCAAGATTGGCCAGAAGTTACAAAGTATGCTGGATTGGTTTGTGCTCAGGCACACCGGCAAGAGCTCATTCAAGACCTTTACAAAACATGGCACGATCCTCAGAGAGGCACTGTAACAGGCGGCATGATCAG GGAGCTCTTAATATCCTTCAGGAAGGCCACTGGACAGAAGCCATTGAGAATAATATTCTACAG GGACGGTGTTAGTGAAGGTCAGTTCTATCAAGTTCTCCTTTACGAGTTAGATGCCATCCGGAAG GCATGTGCATCCCTAGAACCAAATTACCAGCCTCCTGTAACATTTGTGGTGGTTCAAAAACGTCATCATACAAGACTATTTGCAAATAATCACAAAGACAGAAGTAGCATGGACAAGAGTGGAAATATTTTGCCAG GAACCGTTGTTGATTCTAAGATATGCCACCCAACGGAGTTTGATTTCTACCTCTGTAGTCATGCTGGAATCCAG GGAACGAGTAGGCCTGCTCACTACCATGTCCTCTGGGATGAGAACAATTTCACAGCAGACGAAATGCAGACATTGACAAACAACCTTTGCTACAC ATTGATGTATACTGATGCAGTTATGCCCGGTGCACACGCTCGGTTTCTGTTG TCCCTCCTGCATACTACGCACACTTGGCAGCATTCCGGGCTCGGTTCTACATGGAACCAGAGATGTTGGACAACCAGACGTCCAAGACCTCCAATGGCACGAGCGGAGTCTCGGTGA
- the LOC100272577 gene encoding IAA23-auxin-responsive Aux/IAA family member, whose protein sequence is MQQDLRNSERRNPEQAHPVMSASSTNSAASPAVSGLDYDDTALTLALPGSSAEPAADRKRAHADHDKPPSPKARAVGWPPVRAYRRNALRDEARLVKVAVDGAPYLRKVDLAAHDGYAALLRALHGMFASCLVAGAGADGAGRIDTAAEYMPTYEDKDGDWMLVGDVPFKMFVDSCKRIRLMKSSEAVNLSPRTSSRQ, encoded by the exons atgcaGCAGGACCTCAGAAACTCAGAGAGAAGAAACCCGGAACAGGCGCATCCAGTGATGTCGGCGAGCTCGACCAACTCCGCGGCTTCCCCGGCCGTGTCCGGCCTCGACTACGACGACACGGCGCTCACCCTCGCGCTCCCGGGCTCCTCCGCCGAGCCCGCCGCCGATCGCAAGCGCGCCCACGCCGACCACGACAAGCCGCCATCCCCAaa GGCGCGGGCCGTGGGCTGGCCGCCGGTCCGCGCGTACCGGCGCAACGCGCTGCGCGACGAGGCCAGGCTCGTGAAGGTGGCCGTGGACGGCGCGCCGTACCTGCGGAAGGTGGACCTCGCGGCGCACGACGGGTACGCGGCCCTGCTCCGCGCGCTCCACGGCATGTTCGCCTCCTGCCTCGTTGCCGGAGCCGGAGCCGACGGGGCGGGGCGGATCgacaccgccgccgagtacatgCCCACCTACGAGGACAAGGACGGCGACTGGATGCTCGTCGGAGACGTCCCCTTCAA GATGTTCGTGGACTCGTGCAAGAGGATCCGCCTCATGAAGAGCTCCGAGGCCGTCAACCTAT CTCCGAGGACATCATCCCGGCAGTGA
- the LOC100284999 gene encoding myristoyl-acyl carrier protein thioesterase isoform X1: protein MAASIAASPFFPGSPAPAAPKNGLGERPESLDVRGVAAKPGASSNAVRAGKTRAHAAVPKVNGGKSAVADVEHETVTVPSSVPRTFYNQLPDWSMLLAAITTIFLAAEKQWTMLDWKPRRPDMLTDTFGFGRIIHDGLMFKQNFSIRSYEIGADRTASIETMMNHLQETALNHVKTAGLLGDGFGSTPEMSKRNLFWVVSQMQAIVERYPCWGDTVEVNTWVSANGKNGMRRDWHIRDSMTGHTILKATSKWVMMNKLTRKLARIPDEVRTEIEPYFVGRSAIVDEDNRKLPKLPEGQSTSAAKYVRTGLTPRWADLDINQHVNNVKYIAWILESAPITIFENHELASIVLDYKRECVRDSVLQSHTSVHEDCNIESGETTLHCEHVLSLESGPTIVKARTMWRPKGTKAQETAVPSSF, encoded by the exons ATGGCCGCCTCCATCGCGGCCTCGCCCTTCTTTCCAGGGTCGCCGGCGCCGGCCGCTCCTAAGAACGGCCTTGGAGAGCGCCCAGAGAGCCTGGACGTCCGCGGCGTTGCGGCGAAGCCGGGAGCCTCGTCTAATGCCGTGAGGGCGGGCAAGACGCGCGCCCACGCTGCCGTCCCCAAGGTGAACGGTGGCAAGTCTGCGGTGGCGGATGTGGAACACGAGACCGTAACTGTACCTTCGTCGGTGCCGAGGACTTTCTACAACCAGCTTCCCGACTGGAGCATGCTCCTTGCTGCCATCACGACCATCTTCTTGGCCGCCGAGAAGCAGTGgacgatgcttgattggaagcccAGGCGGCCTGACATGCTCACTGACACTTTTGGGTTTGGCCGGATCATACATGATGGCCTCATGTTCAAGCAGAACTTCTCCATTAGGTCCTATGAGATTGGGGCTGATAGGACGGCATCTATAGAGACAATGATGAACCATTTGCAG GAAACGGCACTTAATCATGTGAAGACCGCTGGGCTGCTAGGTGATGGATTCGGCTCCACACCAGAGATGAGTAAACGGAACTTATTCTGGGTGGTTAGCCAGATGCAGGCTATCGTCGAGCGTTATCCATGCTG GGGTGATACTGTTGAAGTAAATACATGGGTTAGTGCTAATGGTAAAAATGGAATGCGTAGGGATTGGCATATACGTGATTCTATGACAGGCCACACAATACTGAAGGCGACAAG TAAATGGGTTATGATGAACAAACTCACTAGGAAGCTTGCAAGAATTCCAGATGAAGTGCGGACTGAAATAGAGCCATACTTTGTTGGGCGTTCTGCTATTGTTGATGAAGACAACCGCAAGCTTCCAAAACTGCCAGAGGGTCAAAGCACTTCTGCAGCTAAATATGTGAGGACAGGCCTGACT CCTCGTTgggctgatcttgatataaaccAGCATGTCAATAATGTTAAATACATTGCGTGGATTCTTGAG AGTGCACCGATTACTATTTTTGAGAATCATGAGCTGGCCAGCATTGTGCTGGATTACAAAAGGGAGTGTGTCCGCGATAGTGTGCTGCAGTCACACACCTCTGTCCATGAGGATTGCAACATTGAGTCTGGAGAAACAACCTTGCACTGTGAGCATGTGCTGAGCCTTGAATCAGGTCCGACCATAGTGAAGGCCCGGACCATGTGGAGGCCTAAGGGAACCAAGGCCCAAGAAACAGCGGTTCCATCTTCATTCTGA